In Marinicauda algicola, one DNA window encodes the following:
- a CDS encoding YdcF family protein — protein sequence MSALLSFLRFIAFVVVVAVLVGFALFVRAGVTLDAREAARADGIVALTGGEGRVVTAVELLSRGRGERLLISGANPDVGLDAVRAASGATRDLFECCIDVGQEAANTIGNAEEAADWARRNGFDSLIVVTSDYHMPRALLELQAAMPGVSLAAFPVESPPPWADLRTARRWGVEFFKYAAVYAREAVARRRE from the coding sequence ATGTCCGCCCTGCTTTCATTTCTGCGATTCATCGCCTTCGTCGTGGTCGTCGCCGTGCTCGTCGGCTTCGCCCTGTTCGTGCGCGCCGGGGTGACGCTGGACGCGCGCGAGGCCGCCCGCGCGGACGGCATCGTCGCGCTGACCGGGGGGGAGGGCCGCGTCGTGACCGCGGTCGAGCTGCTCTCCCGGGGCCGCGGCGAGCGCCTCCTGATCTCCGGGGCCAATCCCGATGTCGGCCTCGATGCGGTGCGCGCGGCCTCCGGCGCGACGCGCGACCTGTTCGAGTGCTGCATCGATGTCGGCCAGGAAGCGGCCAACACGATCGGCAACGCGGAAGAAGCCGCGGACTGGGCGCGCCGCAACGGCTTCGACAGCCTGATCGTGGTGACCAGCGACTATCACATGCCCCGGGCCCTGCTGGAGCTGCAGGCCGCGATGCCGGGCGTCAGTCTCGCCGCCTTCCCGGTGGAGAGCCCGCCGCCCTGGGCCGATCTGCGCACCGCGCGGCGCTGGGGGGTGGAATTCTTCAAATACGCCGCGGTATATGCGCGCGAGGCCGTCGCCAGGCGGCGCGAGTAG
- a CDS encoding lysophospholipid acyltransferase family protein, which produces MRVIGSAVFVIWMYGLMVVMGLLCAPSLVGPRSWALACFRAWLGLVFFGLKLFCGVTYEVRGREHLPGGGALIASKHQSMFETLALWTILDDPAIILKKELKALPVFGWYAMKLRNIAVDRSAGSKALRDMLKQARERAAEGRQIVIFPQGTRVKPGESESYKPGVAGLYAAMKVSCVPVALNSGLHWPRSGLAFRPGTIVIEFLPAIPPGLPKEAFMASLQARIEDASDRLMAEDRA; this is translated from the coding sequence ATGCGGGTGATCGGCTCGGCCGTCTTCGTGATCTGGATGTACGGGCTGATGGTCGTGATGGGCCTTCTCTGCGCGCCGAGCCTTGTCGGGCCGCGCTCCTGGGCGCTCGCCTGCTTCCGCGCCTGGCTGGGGCTGGTCTTCTTCGGACTGAAGCTGTTCTGCGGCGTCACCTACGAGGTGCGCGGGCGCGAGCACCTGCCCGGGGGCGGCGCGCTGATCGCCTCGAAGCACCAGTCCATGTTCGAGACCCTGGCCTTGTGGACCATTCTCGACGATCCCGCGATCATCCTGAAGAAGGAACTCAAGGCCCTGCCGGTCTTCGGCTGGTACGCGATGAAGCTGAGGAATATCGCCGTCGACCGCTCGGCGGGCTCCAAGGCCCTGCGCGACATGCTCAAGCAGGCCCGCGAGCGCGCCGCCGAGGGCCGCCAGATCGTCATCTTCCCGCAGGGCACGCGGGTGAAGCCCGGCGAGAGCGAGAGCTACAAGCCGGGCGTGGCCGGCCTCTACGCGGCGATGAAGGTTTCCTGCGTCCCGGTGGCGCTCAATTCCGGGCTGCACTGGCCGCGCTCGGGCCTGGCGTTCAGGCCCGGCACCATCGTCATCGAGTTCCTGCCCGCCATCCCGCCCGGACTTCCCAAGGAGGCGTTCATGGCGAGCCTGCAGGCCCGCATCGAGGACGCCAGCGACCGGCTGATGGCGGAGGACCGCGCATGA
- a CDS encoding class I SAM-dependent methyltransferase, which produces MRTDALEIERFYRSVRGRAARDMALRRLAALWPDAAGLDVLGYGYAGPYLENFRAGARRTIAYMPASQGAVVWPDGGREASLTALGEETRLPFAEAMFDRIVLVHALEEAGDPHRLLRELWRVMAPEGRMVIVTAHRAGLWARAESTPFGHGRPWSKRQLTRLLTDALFEPVAWAHALYTPPWSWTCGPRAAESFEAMGEKMFNAFGGLILVEAVKHVGAVRPGGSPVHARAKRLEGRVGAGLSPAPRRPYGGARSTRQQDSRTR; this is translated from the coding sequence TACCGCAGCGTCCGCGGCCGGGCCGCGCGCGACATGGCGCTGCGCCGGCTCGCCGCGCTGTGGCCGGACGCCGCCGGTCTCGACGTGCTCGGCTACGGCTATGCCGGGCCCTATCTGGAGAACTTCCGTGCGGGCGCGCGGCGCACGATCGCCTACATGCCGGCGAGCCAGGGCGCGGTCGTCTGGCCCGATGGCGGGCGCGAGGCGAGCCTGACCGCGCTCGGCGAGGAGACGCGCCTGCCCTTCGCCGAGGCGATGTTCGACCGCATCGTGCTCGTCCATGCGCTGGAGGAGGCGGGCGATCCGCACCGGCTGTTGCGCGAGCTGTGGCGGGTGATGGCCCCGGAGGGGCGCATGGTGATCGTCACCGCCCACCGCGCCGGGCTCTGGGCGCGCGCGGAATCCACCCCGTTCGGCCATGGCCGTCCCTGGTCGAAGCGCCAGCTCACCCGGCTTCTCACCGATGCGCTGTTCGAGCCGGTGGCCTGGGCGCACGCCCTCTACACCCCGCCCTGGAGCTGGACCTGCGGGCCGCGTGCGGCGGAGAGCTTCGAGGCGATGGGGGAGAAGATGTTCAACGCCTTCGGCGGACTGATCCTGGTGGAGGCCGTCAAGCATGTCGGCGCGGTGCGTCCGGGCGGCAGTCCGGTGCACGCGCGGGCCAAGCGGCTTGAAGGACGGGTGGGGGCCGGGCTATCTCCCGCCCCGCGGCGTCCATACGGGGGCGCGCGCAGCACACGCCAACAGGATTCGAGGACACGATGA
- a CDS encoding DUF2125 domain-containing protein, whose translation MMGFLLSREGGRSSRIVLLLPFAVLLVAIAAYTAYWIYAAGEIRKWADAWIAEQELAGYEIGHGPMRVGGYPLRFTLDVRDPDIAAPPADGGWQARFSRLSASAMPWNFNHWIVTLGGPMTLAAEAGGRPALYEASAALARLSINSSRAGTQRIGIELEQAALDAIEGPEPALSRLDSLALTAEINGEDRLTARFEALGVDFAPAILPPRLAAVFGTEAGALRFDGAVTQWSALAREGDAADWAAARGELLVRAAELDWGPADLGGTGELGLDAALRPAGRLSVVIADPDSLVDAMVEAGLVEPGQGDALRLAAMMAPRRDAGIALPLRFQDGGIFLGPARIGSVGPVAG comes from the coding sequence ATGATGGGTTTCCTGCTCTCGCGCGAGGGCGGCCGGTCGTCCCGGATCGTCCTGCTGCTTCCGTTCGCGGTGCTGCTCGTCGCGATCGCGGCCTATACCGCCTACTGGATCTACGCCGCCGGCGAGATCCGCAAATGGGCCGATGCCTGGATCGCCGAGCAGGAGCTGGCCGGCTACGAGATCGGGCACGGGCCGATGCGCGTCGGCGGCTACCCGCTGCGCTTCACGCTGGACGTGCGCGATCCCGACATCGCCGCGCCGCCTGCCGACGGCGGCTGGCAGGCCCGCTTTTCCCGGCTCTCGGCGAGCGCCATGCCGTGGAACTTCAACCACTGGATCGTCACGCTCGGCGGACCGATGACGCTCGCGGCCGAGGCCGGCGGGCGCCCGGCCCTCTACGAGGCGAGCGCCGCCCTCGCCCGGCTGTCGATCAATTCCTCGCGCGCCGGCACCCAGCGCATCGGCATCGAGCTGGAACAGGCCGCGCTCGACGCGATCGAAGGCCCGGAGCCCGCGCTCAGCCGCCTCGACAGCCTCGCCCTCACCGCCGAGATAAACGGCGAGGACCGGCTCACCGCCCGCTTCGAGGCGCTCGGCGTCGACTTCGCCCCGGCGATCCTGCCGCCGCGCCTGGCCGCCGTGTTCGGCACCGAGGCCGGGGCCCTGCGCTTCGACGGCGCGGTGACGCAGTGGAGCGCGCTCGCGCGCGAAGGCGATGCGGCCGACTGGGCCGCGGCGCGGGGCGAGCTCCTGGTCCGCGCGGCCGAGCTGGACTGGGGGCCGGCCGATCTCGGCGGCACGGGCGAGCTCGGCCTCGACGCGGCCCTGCGCCCGGCTGGCCGGCTCTCGGTGGTGATCGCCGACCCCGACAGCCTCGTCGACGCCATGGTCGAGGCCGGCCTCGTCGAGCCCGGCCAGGGCGACGCGCTGCGCCTGGCGGCCATGATGGCCCCGCGCCGCGATGCGGGCATCGCCCTGCCCCTGCGCTTCCAGGACGGCGGGATATTCCTGGGCCCCGCCCGGATCGGGAGCGTCGGGCCGGTGGCGGGCTGA
- the lptM gene encoding LPS translocon maturation chaperone LptM encodes MKRYAILVLGLCAIGLAGCGIRGDLERPPPVWGPDERTPAEREHEGGETGNEDGGERR; translated from the coding sequence ATGAAACGCTACGCCATTCTCGTGCTCGGGCTTTGCGCGATCGGGCTTGCCGGCTGCGGCATTCGCGGCGATCTCGAACGTCCGCCCCCGGTCTGGGGCCCCGACGAGCGCACGCCGGCCGAGCGCGAACACGAAGGCGGGGAGACCGGGAACGAGGACGGCGGCGAGCGCCGCTAG
- the hisC gene encoding histidinol-phosphate transaminase — MTLSPRPGLLDITPYKPGASAPKGAIKLSSNENALGASEKAAEAFRNAGDKLHLYPDGGASKLREAIGQEEGIDPARIVCGAGSDELLQLIGRAYLEPGDKVVQNEYGFLVYRLVALQCGAELVSAKETNYRADVDTLLEAAGTDAKIVFLANPNNPTGTYIPEREVRRLRENLPEDTLLVLDSAYTEFVDEPDYTSGMALVDEYANTVVTRTFSKIHGLAGVRLGWMYGPAEIVDVIHRVRGPFNVNLPAIEAGTAAIRDRAFMAKSKAHNDQWLAFLQQQIGGLGYEVTPSVCNFVLVHFPDEPGRSAADADRFLQQRGLVVRPLQPYGLPNALRITVGDEDANRRVVEALAAFAGT; from the coding sequence ATGACGCTTTCCCCCCGCCCCGGCCTTCTCGACATCACGCCCTACAAGCCGGGCGCGAGCGCGCCGAAAGGGGCGATCAAGCTGTCCTCCAACGAGAACGCGCTCGGCGCGAGCGAGAAGGCGGCCGAGGCGTTCAGGAACGCCGGCGACAAGCTCCATCTCTATCCCGATGGCGGCGCGAGCAAGCTGCGCGAGGCGATCGGGCAGGAAGAGGGCATCGATCCGGCGCGCATCGTGTGCGGGGCGGGCAGCGACGAACTCCTGCAGCTCATCGGCCGGGCCTATCTCGAGCCCGGCGACAAGGTGGTGCAGAACGAGTACGGCTTCCTGGTCTACCGCCTCGTCGCGCTGCAGTGCGGGGCCGAGCTCGTCAGCGCGAAGGAGACCAACTACCGCGCCGACGTGGACACCCTGCTCGAGGCGGCCGGGACGGATGCGAAGATCGTCTTCCTGGCCAATCCGAACAATCCGACCGGGACCTACATCCCCGAGCGCGAGGTGAGGCGCCTGCGCGAGAACCTGCCCGAGGACACGCTCCTGGTGCTCGACAGCGCCTATACCGAGTTCGTCGACGAGCCCGACTACACCTCCGGAATGGCGCTGGTGGACGAGTACGCCAACACCGTCGTCACGCGCACCTTCTCCAAGATCCACGGGCTTGCCGGCGTGCGCCTGGGCTGGATGTACGGACCGGCCGAGATCGTCGACGTCATCCACCGCGTGCGCGGGCCGTTCAACGTGAACCTGCCGGCCATCGAGGCCGGGACCGCGGCGATCCGCGACCGCGCCTTCATGGCGAAGTCGAAGGCGCACAATGACCAGTGGCTCGCCTTCCTGCAGCAGCAGATCGGCGGGCTCGGCTACGAGGTCACGCCCTCGGTGTGCAATTTCGTGCTGGTCCACTTCCCCGACGAGCCGGGGCGGAGCGCGGCCGATGCCGACCGTTTCCTGCAGCAGCGCGGCCTCGTGGTGCGTCCCCTCCAGCCCTACGGCCTGCCGAACGCGCTGAGGATCACGGTGGGCGACGAGGACGCGAACCGCAGGGTGGTCGAGGCGCTGGCGGCGTTCGCGGGGACCTGA
- a CDS encoding DUF4175 domain-containing protein, which translates to MAPRRSLFIARAALIWERAAPVLAAPLGALALYLILALFGLFERFGDPLRALMLLALAGGAGFLARRAARGFRWPTRTEAERRVEADSGLEHREFEALRDRPSAGDAALWQAHRARMAKRLKGARARRPRAAWARLDPYGLRVSAMLVIAAGVFLAGDLARFRVVDAFAPRALSGGTGRAVADLWIEPPAYTGEPTLYLRNRREAEVPQGSVLAARLSGTSRPPRVTGAQADIERIDETVWQIRAPVTASGEIVVRAGPLAERVRLTARPDLPPHLALAAEPEGDAEGRLELEFVARDDYGVETFALHLAPEPEAAGGEIAEWESIEIAPGAVTAQGGDLYRAGIDVARHRLAGERVAIRIAGADGAGQAGVSARYEMTLPERIFLDPLARAVAAERKGFLATASEYAPVTAPPPEPVTGPGDLGGTIFLDDQPELRIERAPETVQRLALALDAISDAPARYFDDPVVYMGLRTAVHEVRRARERESLSHLDDDLWQIALRAELGTLADARAALEAAERALNDAMARGADASELAALFDAYERAMENYLAALAREALQEQQQAQGRGSGMNAMSADMLQELLDALREAAELGDTEGARQALAQLMELLRNLQMQLGSGGGGQGDSPLARALQEALEELGEQIGEQRELMEDTFEENQAQGGGTQGSRPRNGPPAGEPGISEPYTLGPDGEERPLGQGERERRDGAGGGGELTELELARRQGALADRLGELEGRITEEDAREALDRAREAMEEAERALEQGELGGALALQDEAIEQIREAAGELAEALMAEQGQGETDPLGRGQGGRGPGDVDVPSEAERQRARDILEELRRRAAEQGRPQDELDYIERLLERF; encoded by the coding sequence ATGGCGCCTCGACGCTCACTGTTCATCGCCCGCGCCGCCCTGATCTGGGAGCGCGCCGCCCCGGTGCTCGCCGCGCCGCTGGGCGCGCTCGCCCTGTACCTCATCCTCGCCCTGTTCGGCCTGTTCGAGCGTTTCGGCGATCCGCTGCGCGCCCTGATGCTGCTCGCGCTCGCGGGCGGGGCGGGCTTTCTCGCCCGGCGCGCGGCCCGCGGCTTTCGCTGGCCCACGCGCACGGAGGCCGAGCGAAGGGTGGAGGCCGATAGCGGGCTCGAGCACCGCGAGTTCGAAGCCCTGCGTGACCGCCCCTCCGCCGGGGACGCGGCGCTCTGGCAGGCCCACCGCGCCCGCATGGCAAAGCGCCTGAAGGGCGCGCGGGCCCGGCGTCCGCGGGCGGCCTGGGCGCGTCTCGACCCCTACGGGCTGCGCGTCTCGGCCATGCTCGTCATCGCCGCGGGCGTGTTCCTGGCGGGCGATCTCGCGCGCTTCCGGGTCGTGGACGCCTTCGCGCCGCGCGCGCTGTCGGGTGGAACGGGACGGGCCGTCGCCGACCTCTGGATCGAGCCGCCCGCCTATACCGGGGAACCGACCCTCTATCTCAGGAACCGGCGCGAGGCCGAGGTGCCGCAGGGCTCGGTGCTCGCCGCGCGCCTTTCCGGCACCAGCCGCCCGCCGCGCGTCACGGGCGCGCAGGCCGACATCGAGCGCATCGACGAGACGGTCTGGCAGATCCGCGCCCCCGTCACGGCAAGCGGCGAGATCGTGGTGCGCGCCGGCCCGCTCGCCGAGCGGGTGCGCCTGACCGCGCGGCCCGACCTGCCGCCTCACCTCGCCCTCGCCGCCGAGCCCGAAGGCGATGCGGAGGGCCGGCTCGAGCTCGAATTCGTCGCGCGCGACGATTACGGCGTCGAGACCTTCGCCCTCCACCTCGCGCCCGAGCCCGAGGCGGCCGGCGGCGAGATCGCCGAGTGGGAAAGCATCGAGATCGCGCCCGGCGCCGTGACGGCACAGGGCGGGGATCTCTACCGCGCCGGCATCGACGTCGCCCGCCACCGCCTTGCCGGGGAGCGCGTCGCCATCCGCATCGCGGGCGCAGACGGGGCCGGGCAGGCCGGGGTCAGTGCGCGCTACGAGATGACGCTGCCCGAGCGCATCTTCCTCGATCCGCTCGCGCGCGCCGTCGCGGCCGAGCGCAAGGGCTTCCTGGCAACCGCATCCGAGTATGCGCCGGTGACCGCCCCGCCGCCCGAACCGGTGACCGGTCCGGGCGATCTCGGCGGGACGATCTTCCTCGACGACCAGCCGGAACTCAGGATCGAGCGCGCGCCCGAGACCGTGCAGCGCCTCGCTCTGGCGCTCGACGCGATCAGCGATGCGCCGGCGCGCTATTTCGACGACCCGGTCGTCTATATGGGCCTTCGCACGGCCGTCCACGAAGTGCGCCGGGCGCGCGAGCGCGAGAGCCTCTCCCATCTCGACGACGATCTCTGGCAGATCGCACTCAGGGCCGAGCTTGGCACGCTTGCCGATGCGCGCGCGGCGCTGGAGGCCGCCGAGCGGGCGCTCAACGACGCCATGGCGCGCGGCGCCGATGCGAGCGAGCTTGCCGCCCTGTTCGACGCCTACGAGCGGGCGATGGAGAACTATCTCGCCGCCCTCGCGCGCGAGGCGCTGCAGGAGCAGCAGCAGGCCCAGGGCCGGGGTTCGGGCATGAACGCGATGAGCGCGGACATGCTGCAGGAGCTGCTCGACGCGCTGCGCGAGGCCGCCGAGCTCGGCGACACCGAGGGCGCGCGCCAGGCCCTCGCCCAGCTCATGGAGCTTCTGCGGAACCTGCAGATGCAGCTCGGCTCGGGCGGCGGCGGCCAGGGCGACAGCCCGCTCGCGCGCGCTTTGCAGGAGGCGCTGGAAGAACTCGGCGAGCAGATCGGCGAGCAGCGCGAGCTGATGGAAGACACCTTCGAGGAGAACCAGGCCCAGGGCGGAGGGACGCAAGGCAGTCGCCCGCGCAACGGCCCGCCGGCCGGCGAGCCCGGCATCAGCGAACCCTACACGCTCGGCCCCGACGGCGAGGAGCGCCCGCTCGGCCAGGGCGAGCGCGAACGCCGGGACGGTGCGGGAGGCGGCGGCGAACTCACCGAACTCGAACTCGCGCGGCGCCAGGGCGCGCTCGCCGACCGGCTCGGGGAGCTGGAAGGCCGCATCACCGAGGAGGACGCGCGCGAGGCGCTCGATCGGGCCCGCGAGGCGATGGAGGAGGCCGAACGTGCGCTCGAGCAGGGCGAACTCGGCGGCGCCCTCGCGCTACAGGACGAGGCGATCGAGCAGATCCGCGAAGCCGCCGGGGAGCTGGCCGAGGCGCTGATGGCCGAGCAGGGCCAGGGCGAAACCGATCCGCTCGGGCGCGGCCAGGGCGGACGCGGGCCCGGCGATGTCGACGTGCCGAGCGAAGCCGAACGCCAGCGCGCGCGCGACATCCTGGAAGAACTGCGCCGCCGCGCCGCCGAGCAGGGCCGCCCGCAGGACGAACTCGACTATATCGAGCGCCTGCTGGAGCGGTTCTGA
- a CDS encoding zinc-ribbon domain-containing protein: protein MIVTCPSCDAKYRAEPEALARRHGRVRCAGCGHVWTVEDEALVLEQPAEAKPASEPEEPKKPHEVIRQRAEQRRKTARVATEGAGWAGVAALFLVVLAGAWLFRVDVVQTFPRAANVYASVGVPVNPHGLEVADLAVERTQENGVPAIAIEGDVVNITGRVRETVPLRAALLDADGAILVEWTVLLESPELAGGALERFRTVLPDPPEGGAEVLVELAPGASAEPIAGGE, encoded by the coding sequence ATGATCGTCACGTGCCCCAGCTGCGATGCGAAGTACCGGGCCGAGCCGGAAGCCCTGGCGCGCCGGCACGGGCGCGTGCGCTGCGCGGGCTGCGGTCATGTCTGGACGGTCGAGGACGAGGCGCTGGTGCTCGAACAGCCCGCCGAGGCGAAGCCGGCGTCCGAGCCCGAGGAACCGAAGAAGCCCCACGAGGTGATCCGCCAGCGCGCCGAGCAGCGCCGCAAGACCGCGCGCGTGGCGACCGAGGGCGCGGGCTGGGCCGGCGTCGCGGCGCTGTTCCTGGTGGTGCTCGCGGGCGCCTGGCTATTCCGCGTCGACGTGGTGCAGACCTTCCCGCGCGCCGCCAATGTCTATGCCAGTGTCGGCGTGCCGGTGAACCCGCACGGACTGGAGGTCGCCGATCTCGCGGTCGAACGCACCCAGGAGAATGGCGTGCCGGCGATCGCGATCGAGGGCGATGTCGTCAACATCACGGGCCGGGTGCGCGAGACCGTGCCGCTGCGCGCCGCCCTGCTCGACGCGGACGGGGCGATCCTGGTGGAGTGGACGGTGCTGCTGGAGAGCCCGGAACTCGCCGGCGGCGCGCTCGAGCGCTTCCGCACCGTCCTGCCCGATCCGCCCGAGGGCGGCGCCGAGGTTCTGGTCGAGCTGGCGCCGGGTGCCAGCGCGGAACCGATCGCCGGAGGCGAGTAG
- a CDS encoding cell division protein FtsX: MSEGKVKSAPLLPPDAGRDRPLFAVAAILVFLACLAALGAAGAWRASEGWTQQLTDEITLQVLPGEGRDADADAAEAGARIATLPGVVEVDVRSRAEAEALLRPWLGSGGLPEDLPVPRLVAITIDPENPPAPGAFEALLADAPYEIIVDRHGNWAAAVERAAAAVRYFALGLVVLLTIAAAAVVAFAARASLAARWDVAEALHLVGARDRFIAGLFQRRFFFLGLKAGLAGAIGASLAAFALAYAGGTAGALFFLPSLELGWGAIAIPPFAALASGLIAALAARTAVDSALRSRWS; the protein is encoded by the coding sequence ATGAGCGAGGGGAAGGTGAAATCCGCCCCGCTCCTGCCGCCCGATGCGGGCCGGGACCGGCCGCTTTTCGCCGTCGCGGCGATCCTGGTCTTCCTCGCCTGCCTGGCCGCGCTCGGCGCGGCGGGGGCCTGGCGGGCGAGCGAGGGCTGGACGCAGCAGCTGACCGACGAGATCACGCTGCAGGTGCTGCCCGGCGAGGGCCGCGACGCCGATGCCGACGCCGCCGAGGCCGGGGCGCGCATCGCCACCCTGCCCGGCGTGGTCGAGGTCGATGTCAGGAGCCGGGCCGAAGCCGAGGCCCTGCTGCGGCCCTGGCTCGGCTCCGGCGGCCTGCCCGAGGACCTGCCCGTACCGCGCCTCGTCGCGATCACCATAGATCCGGAGAACCCGCCGGCGCCCGGCGCCTTCGAGGCGCTGCTGGCCGACGCGCCCTACGAGATCATCGTCGACCGCCACGGCAACTGGGCCGCCGCCGTCGAGCGCGCGGCCGCGGCGGTGCGCTATTTCGCCCTGGGGCTCGTCGTGCTGCTGACCATCGCGGCGGCCGCGGTGGTGGCCTTCGCCGCGCGGGCCTCCCTGGCCGCACGCTGGGACGTGGCCGAGGCGCTGCACCTGGTCGGGGCGCGCGACCGCTTCATCGCCGGCCTGTTCCAGCGCCGCTTCTTCTTCTTGGGGCTGAAGGCCGGGCTCGCCGGGGCGATCGGCGCCTCGCTCGCCGCCTTCGCGCTCGCCTATGCCGGGGGCACGGCCGGGGCGCTGTTCTTCCTGCCGAGCCTGGAGCTCGGCTGGGGCGCGATCGCCATTCCCCCCTTCGCCGCGCTCGCCTCGGGACTGATCGCTGCGCTCGCCGCGCGCACGGCCGTGGACAGCGCGCTCAGGTCGCGTTGGTCATGA
- the ftsE gene encoding cell division ATP-binding protein FtsE: protein MAEDGRPAPQEETPLAEAPAVRFESVSMRYGRGPEVLRDVSFDLPRGSFQFLTGPSGAGKTSLLRLIQLAERPSSGFISLFGRDTALMPRDAMPDLRKRIGVVFQDFRLLDHLTVFENIALPLRVAGQARRSYAEDVEELLHWVGLGDRIEAYPPTLSGGEQQRAAIARAVVSKPDLLIADEPTGNVDPAMARRLLRLFVELNKLGTTVLIASHDIALVRSLDVPVLEIVDGHVETTGGPR from the coding sequence ATGGCTGAAGACGGGCGCCCCGCCCCCCAAGAGGAGACCCCGCTCGCCGAGGCGCCCGCCGTGCGCTTCGAGAGCGTCTCCATGCGCTACGGGCGCGGGCCGGAAGTCCTGCGCGATGTCAGTTTCGATTTACCGCGTGGAAGTTTCCAGTTTCTGACCGGACCGTCCGGCGCGGGCAAGACATCGCTGCTCAGACTCATCCAGCTCGCCGAGCGGCCCTCGTCGGGCTTCATCTCCCTGTTCGGGCGCGACACCGCGCTGATGCCCCGCGATGCGATGCCCGATCTCAGGAAGCGCATCGGCGTGGTGTTCCAGGATTTCCGCCTGCTCGACCATCTCACCGTGTTCGAGAACATCGCCCTGCCGCTGCGCGTCGCCGGCCAGGCGCGCCGCTCCTACGCCGAGGACGTGGAGGAGCTGCTGCACTGGGTCGGCCTCGGCGACCGCATCGAGGCCTATCCCCCGACCCTGTCGGGCGGGGAGCAGCAGCGCGCCGCCATCGCGCGCGCGGTGGTCTCCAAGCCCGACCTGCTGATCGCGGACGAGCCGACCGGCAATGTCGATCCGGCAATGGCGCGCCGGCTGCTGCGCCTGTTCGTCGAACTCAACAAGCTCGGCACCACGGTGCTGATCGCGAGCCACGACATCGCGCTCGTGCGCTCGCTCGACGTGCCGGTGCTGGAGATCGTCGACGGCCATGTCGAGACGACGGGAGGCCCGCGATGA